The Astyanax mexicanus isolate ESR-SI-001 chromosome 20, AstMex3_surface, whole genome shotgun sequence genome contains a region encoding:
- the LOC103029139 gene encoding coiled-coil domain-containing protein 17 isoform X2, translating to MDSLICSRCNMTFRSSNFLAKHREKFCIGSVGQNEESDFHQNLNERIRELRRIRQQDRPNARAQLSQQNIHTPAQNHMQKPSSEPTAGRSEDQLLQIQPKMDKQKMVRSADSKHLNQHREEMDLQELPAQNRKVALLEEMLFELQEQEKRNTSLLESLMNHLQHVPREPRSPHLHIPETSKRVAQTYLPVYDGGALSAEISTLRLSYLQSGGKDSQILAQLQDLLDEALKVEKQPGKSAQPRPCQTERTKQRPKPRDRRRDFSRELISTECENQRLEEEIMRLQLRRRRPAVSRTTPPAHCRPREQEMRSMKMDIDLLKHEIEINHLKRQIRSRKEEPALVTFPPLEEPGSQTPPFIRYPVDEGLGPAPYDPMAGFVVFYDFLLGLCPSYRVCRLMVGLYTGDQCLGSPFVLPPVYCELSSFSSFPPWYSQGQKAAIATKQAVPEVQPAPSMCLVIQVQASGGYDIYGQEVTSLAPRGWVKLNIFDHHHRIISGRWKIPVRILPAKPSMTTAEVNSVPQLDNAELFLRIVNARDAEIQSTVPISTHNAGIYRYPPVTSPRQRFSRQVSHEAARRTSAVPSAQVYIPAFTQSLEPPGPT from the exons AATGAGAGGATAAGAGAATTGAGGAGGATACGGCAGCAGGACAGGCCTAATGCAAGAGCCCAACTCAGCCAGCAGAACATTCACACACCAGCTCAGAACCACATGCAAAAACCCAGCAGTGAACCA ACAGCAGGCAGGTCAGAAGATCAGCTCCTTCAGATCCAGCCAAAGATGGACAAGCAGAAGATGGTGAGATCTGCTGACAGCAAACATCTAAACCAGCACAGAGAAG AGATGGACCTGCAGGAACTGCCTGCTCAGAACAGGAAAGTGGCTCTGCTGGAGGAAATGCTGTTCGAGCTACAGGAGCAGGAGAAGAGGAACACCAGTCTACTGGAGTCCCTCATGAATCATCTGCAGCATGTTCCACGGGAGCCTAG GAGTCCACACCTGCACATACCTGAGACTAGCAAGCGAGTAGCACAAACCTACCTGCCTGTGTACGACGGTGGAGCTCTTTCTGCAGAAATCAG CACTCTGCGTCTGTCCTACCTGCAGAGTGGAGGGAAGGATTCTCAGATACTGGCTCAGCTGCAGGACCTGTTAGATGAAGCCCTCAAAGTGGAAAAGCAGCCTGGGAAATCTGCTCAGCCCAGGCCCTGTCAGACTGAGAGAACAAAGCAGAGGCCAA AGCCACGAGACCGTAGAAGGGATTTCAGCAGAGAGCTCATATCCACCGAGTGTGAAAACCAGAGGCTGGAGGAGGAAATCATGAGGCTGCAGTTAAGAAGGAGAAGACCTGCAGTCTCCAGGACCACACCTCCAGCTCACT GTCGACCACGTGAGCAGGAGATGAGGAGTATGAAGATGGATATCGACCTGTTAAAGCATGAAATTGAGATTAATCACTTGAAGAGGCAGATTAGGAGCAGAAAGGAGGAGCCTGCGCTTGTGACTTTCCCTCCTCTG GAGGAACCCGGATCCCAGACACCACCCTTCATCAGATACCCCGTGGACGAGGGCTTGGGGCCTGCTCCATATGATCcaat GGCAGGTTTCGTGGTGTTTTATGATTTTCTCCTGGGCCTGTGTCCATCATACAGAGTGTGTCGTCTGATGGTGGGGTTATACACTGGGGATCAGTGTCTGGGAAGCCCCTTTGTGTTGCCCCCAGTCTATTGTGAGCTCTCCAGCTTCTCCTCATTCCCACCTTGGTACAGTCAAGGACAAAAGGCTGCCATTGCCACCAAGCAGGCAGTACCAGA GGTTCAGCCTGCTCCATCAATGTGTCTAGTGATCCAGGTACAGGCCTCAGGAGGATATGACATCTACGGACAGGAAGTGACCAGTCTAGCCCCACGAGGATGGGTCAAGCTGAACATCTTTGACCATCATCATCGCATCATTAGTGGAAGATGGAAAATACCTGTCCGCATCCTCCCAGCCAAACCTTCAATGACAACTGCAGAAGTCAACTCTGTTCCACAG CTGGACAATGCAGAGCTGTTCCTGAGAATCGTCAACGCAAGAGATGCTGAGATTCAGAGCACAGTTCCGATTAGCACTCACAACGCTGGAATCTACAGATACCCTCCTGTA ACATCTCCAAGACAACGCTTTTCCAGGCAGGTTTCCCATGAAGCTGCCAGAAGAACCTCAGCTGTTCCAAGTGCTCAGGTTTATATACCAGCCTTCACACAGAGCCTGGAACCACCTGGACCCACCTGA
- the LOC103029139 gene encoding coiled-coil domain-containing protein 17 isoform X1, translating to MDSLICSRCNMTFRSSNFLAKHREKFCIGSVGQNEESDFHQNLNERIRELRRIRQQDRPNARAQLSQQNIHTPAQNHMQKPSSEPTAGRSEDQLLQIQPKMDKQKMVRSADSKHLNQHREEMDLQELPAQNRKVALLEEMLFELQEQEKRNTSLLESLMNHLQHVPREPRSFTSKESPHLHIPETSKRVAQTYLPVYDGGALSAEISTLRLSYLQSGGKDSQILAQLQDLLDEALKVEKQPGKSAQPRPCQTERTKQRPKPRDRRRDFSRELISTECENQRLEEEIMRLQLRRRRPAVSRTTPPAHCRPREQEMRSMKMDIDLLKHEIEINHLKRQIRSRKEEPALVTFPPLEEPGSQTPPFIRYPVDEGLGPAPYDPMAGFVVFYDFLLGLCPSYRVCRLMVGLYTGDQCLGSPFVLPPVYCELSSFSSFPPWYSQGQKAAIATKQAVPEVQPAPSMCLVIQVQASGGYDIYGQEVTSLAPRGWVKLNIFDHHHRIISGRWKIPVRILPAKPSMTTAEVNSVPQLDNAELFLRIVNARDAEIQSTVPISTHNAGIYRYPPVTSPRQRFSRQVSHEAARRTSAVPSAQVYIPAFTQSLEPPGPT from the exons AATGAGAGGATAAGAGAATTGAGGAGGATACGGCAGCAGGACAGGCCTAATGCAAGAGCCCAACTCAGCCAGCAGAACATTCACACACCAGCTCAGAACCACATGCAAAAACCCAGCAGTGAACCA ACAGCAGGCAGGTCAGAAGATCAGCTCCTTCAGATCCAGCCAAAGATGGACAAGCAGAAGATGGTGAGATCTGCTGACAGCAAACATCTAAACCAGCACAGAGAAG AGATGGACCTGCAGGAACTGCCTGCTCAGAACAGGAAAGTGGCTCTGCTGGAGGAAATGCTGTTCGAGCTACAGGAGCAGGAGAAGAGGAACACCAGTCTACTGGAGTCCCTCATGAATCATCTGCAGCATGTTCCACGGGAGCCTAGGTCTTTTACCTCTAAAGA GAGTCCACACCTGCACATACCTGAGACTAGCAAGCGAGTAGCACAAACCTACCTGCCTGTGTACGACGGTGGAGCTCTTTCTGCAGAAATCAG CACTCTGCGTCTGTCCTACCTGCAGAGTGGAGGGAAGGATTCTCAGATACTGGCTCAGCTGCAGGACCTGTTAGATGAAGCCCTCAAAGTGGAAAAGCAGCCTGGGAAATCTGCTCAGCCCAGGCCCTGTCAGACTGAGAGAACAAAGCAGAGGCCAA AGCCACGAGACCGTAGAAGGGATTTCAGCAGAGAGCTCATATCCACCGAGTGTGAAAACCAGAGGCTGGAGGAGGAAATCATGAGGCTGCAGTTAAGAAGGAGAAGACCTGCAGTCTCCAGGACCACACCTCCAGCTCACT GTCGACCACGTGAGCAGGAGATGAGGAGTATGAAGATGGATATCGACCTGTTAAAGCATGAAATTGAGATTAATCACTTGAAGAGGCAGATTAGGAGCAGAAAGGAGGAGCCTGCGCTTGTGACTTTCCCTCCTCTG GAGGAACCCGGATCCCAGACACCACCCTTCATCAGATACCCCGTGGACGAGGGCTTGGGGCCTGCTCCATATGATCcaat GGCAGGTTTCGTGGTGTTTTATGATTTTCTCCTGGGCCTGTGTCCATCATACAGAGTGTGTCGTCTGATGGTGGGGTTATACACTGGGGATCAGTGTCTGGGAAGCCCCTTTGTGTTGCCCCCAGTCTATTGTGAGCTCTCCAGCTTCTCCTCATTCCCACCTTGGTACAGTCAAGGACAAAAGGCTGCCATTGCCACCAAGCAGGCAGTACCAGA GGTTCAGCCTGCTCCATCAATGTGTCTAGTGATCCAGGTACAGGCCTCAGGAGGATATGACATCTACGGACAGGAAGTGACCAGTCTAGCCCCACGAGGATGGGTCAAGCTGAACATCTTTGACCATCATCATCGCATCATTAGTGGAAGATGGAAAATACCTGTCCGCATCCTCCCAGCCAAACCTTCAATGACAACTGCAGAAGTCAACTCTGTTCCACAG CTGGACAATGCAGAGCTGTTCCTGAGAATCGTCAACGCAAGAGATGCTGAGATTCAGAGCACAGTTCCGATTAGCACTCACAACGCTGGAATCTACAGATACCCTCCTGTA ACATCTCCAAGACAACGCTTTTCCAGGCAGGTTTCCCATGAAGCTGCCAGAAGAACCTCAGCTGTTCCAAGTGCTCAGGTTTATATACCAGCCTTCACACAGAGCCTGGAACCACCTGGACCCACCTGA
- the LOC103029139 gene encoding coiled-coil domain-containing protein 17 isoform X3, with amino-acid sequence MQEPNSASRTFTHQLRTTCKNPAVNQQQAGQKISSFRSSQRWTSRRCHLKTHWLVAEMDLQELPAQNRKVALLEEMLFELQEQEKRNTSLLESLMNHLQHVPREPRSFTSKESPHLHIPETSKRVAQTYLPVYDGGALSAEISTLRLSYLQSGGKDSQILAQLQDLLDEALKVEKQPGKSAQPRPCQTERTKQRPKPRDRRRDFSRELISTECENQRLEEEIMRLQLRRRRPAVSRTTPPAHCRPREQEMRSMKMDIDLLKHEIEINHLKRQIRSRKEEPALVTFPPLEEPGSQTPPFIRYPVDEGLGPAPYDPMAGFVVFYDFLLGLCPSYRVCRLMVGLYTGDQCLGSPFVLPPVYCELSSFSSFPPWYSQGQKAAIATKQAVPEVQPAPSMCLVIQVQASGGYDIYGQEVTSLAPRGWVKLNIFDHHHRIISGRWKIPVRILPAKPSMTTAEVNSVPQLDNAELFLRIVNARDAEIQSTVPISTHNAGIYRYPPVTSPRQRFSRQVSHEAARRTSAVPSAQVYIPAFTQSLEPPGPT; translated from the exons ATGCAAGAGCCCAACTCAGCCAGCAGAACATTCACACACCAGCTCAGAACCACATGCAAAAACCCAGCAGTGAACCA ACAGCAGGCAGGTCAGAAGATCAGCTCCTTCAGATCCAGCCAAAGATGGACAAGCAGAAGATG CCATCTGAAGACCCACTGGTTGGTTGCAGAGATGGACCTGCAGGAACTGCCTGCTCAGAACAGGAAAGTGGCTCTGCTGGAGGAAATGCTGTTCGAGCTACAGGAGCAGGAGAAGAGGAACACCAGTCTACTGGAGTCCCTCATGAATCATCTGCAGCATGTTCCACGGGAGCCTAGGTCTTTTACCTCTAAAGA GAGTCCACACCTGCACATACCTGAGACTAGCAAGCGAGTAGCACAAACCTACCTGCCTGTGTACGACGGTGGAGCTCTTTCTGCAGAAATCAG CACTCTGCGTCTGTCCTACCTGCAGAGTGGAGGGAAGGATTCTCAGATACTGGCTCAGCTGCAGGACCTGTTAGATGAAGCCCTCAAAGTGGAAAAGCAGCCTGGGAAATCTGCTCAGCCCAGGCCCTGTCAGACTGAGAGAACAAAGCAGAGGCCAA AGCCACGAGACCGTAGAAGGGATTTCAGCAGAGAGCTCATATCCACCGAGTGTGAAAACCAGAGGCTGGAGGAGGAAATCATGAGGCTGCAGTTAAGAAGGAGAAGACCTGCAGTCTCCAGGACCACACCTCCAGCTCACT GTCGACCACGTGAGCAGGAGATGAGGAGTATGAAGATGGATATCGACCTGTTAAAGCATGAAATTGAGATTAATCACTTGAAGAGGCAGATTAGGAGCAGAAAGGAGGAGCCTGCGCTTGTGACTTTCCCTCCTCTG GAGGAACCCGGATCCCAGACACCACCCTTCATCAGATACCCCGTGGACGAGGGCTTGGGGCCTGCTCCATATGATCcaat GGCAGGTTTCGTGGTGTTTTATGATTTTCTCCTGGGCCTGTGTCCATCATACAGAGTGTGTCGTCTGATGGTGGGGTTATACACTGGGGATCAGTGTCTGGGAAGCCCCTTTGTGTTGCCCCCAGTCTATTGTGAGCTCTCCAGCTTCTCCTCATTCCCACCTTGGTACAGTCAAGGACAAAAGGCTGCCATTGCCACCAAGCAGGCAGTACCAGA GGTTCAGCCTGCTCCATCAATGTGTCTAGTGATCCAGGTACAGGCCTCAGGAGGATATGACATCTACGGACAGGAAGTGACCAGTCTAGCCCCACGAGGATGGGTCAAGCTGAACATCTTTGACCATCATCATCGCATCATTAGTGGAAGATGGAAAATACCTGTCCGCATCCTCCCAGCCAAACCTTCAATGACAACTGCAGAAGTCAACTCTGTTCCACAG CTGGACAATGCAGAGCTGTTCCTGAGAATCGTCAACGCAAGAGATGCTGAGATTCAGAGCACAGTTCCGATTAGCACTCACAACGCTGGAATCTACAGATACCCTCCTGTA ACATCTCCAAGACAACGCTTTTCCAGGCAGGTTTCCCATGAAGCTGCCAGAAGAACCTCAGCTGTTCCAAGTGCTCAGGTTTATATACCAGCCTTCACACAGAGCCTGGAACCACCTGGACCCACCTGA